The following proteins come from a genomic window of Natronosalvus vescus:
- a CDS encoding HAD family hydrolase: protein MTTYDTVLFDSDGVLVTPPPAETQATATRDAFAAMGVDDVDSGVIDELVAGVSPDRVRELCGRYDLEPDRFWTTWEDHDERSQFEQFRAGRRDCYDDLEAIDAIAQPCGVVSNNHHSTIEFVLEHFDLEPWFDRYYGRPKTLESLSLQKPNTHYLERALADFEATNALYIGDSEHDVTAAHDAGMDSAFVRRPHTADVSLAVEPTYDVDGLLEVASIVAE, encoded by the coding sequence GTGACCACGTACGACACCGTGTTGTTCGACAGTGACGGGGTACTCGTGACCCCGCCGCCGGCGGAGACGCAGGCAACGGCCACGCGCGATGCGTTTGCGGCGATGGGCGTCGACGACGTCGATTCCGGTGTGATCGACGAGCTCGTCGCTGGAGTCTCTCCCGACCGGGTTCGGGAGCTCTGTGGGCGGTACGACCTCGAGCCCGACCGCTTCTGGACGACCTGGGAGGATCACGACGAGCGATCCCAGTTCGAGCAGTTCAGAGCCGGGCGTCGCGACTGCTACGACGACCTCGAGGCGATCGACGCCATCGCGCAGCCGTGTGGCGTCGTCAGCAACAACCACCACAGCACGATCGAGTTCGTCCTCGAGCACTTCGACCTCGAGCCCTGGTTCGATCGGTACTACGGGCGGCCGAAGACCCTCGAGAGTCTGTCGCTCCAGAAACCCAACACCCACTACCTCGAGCGCGCGCTCGCGGACTTCGAGGCGACGAACGCGTTGTACATCGGCGACAGCGAGCACGACGTGACCGCGGCCCACGACGCGGGCATGGATTCGGCGTTCGTCCGGCGGCCCCACACCGCGGACGTTTCGCTGGCCGTCGAGCCGACGTACGACGTCGACGGGTTGCTCGAGGTGGCGTCGATCGTCGCCGAGTGA